In Quercus robur chromosome 11, dhQueRobu3.1, whole genome shotgun sequence, the sequence tttacataagcaaataagctaaaaaaagataaatgaaaATGTACATAGTACATACTAAACAAACACTggtttaattataaattaaaatccTAAATATCCCTCAATTCTAGTATCTACAGAATTCGCGTACAAATCATGTCAAATTGCACATGGGCGCTCATTTGGgagagtttattttttatttttttatataagatagaattttactttagcctaatctaagtgtatgtatatatgaaactttctcttagagacttgaacctctacccttgccccccacattccgcaagcacttatatttgtggagtgaccattacACCATGGTATGCGGTGGTGGGAgagtttattttttactattatagttagttgactttaaaaaaaaaagttcaataaataatataattattcataaaaaaataaaattttaaaattttatgcatAAGCCAAATAAACTATAAACccacaaaactgaaaaaaaaaaaaaaaaaaaaaaaaatatatatatatatatatatatatatatataaacaggtCTGAGAGATGgagtaataatatttataaacaaagtCACAGCCTGAATATAAATGTTTAacataattgtttttaaataataataataaggataaTAATAATGGGTAGACTCAGTCAAAAGGCAACGAAAGATTTGAAATTGAAGAGGCAAGGTGAAGATAGACATGGCGTAAAGAAGGGTTTTCTCTGATAGCTGAAAAAGCAGAAAGCTACAAAAAGTGTCCTCTTTTGCATTCCAATCCTTCGTCCCCTTTCTCACTCAAGTCAAGGTTTTGACCAAGATACCATTTAATTAATATGGGCACACTGAACCATGGATAATGAAATTAACTTATTGGAATGGTATTAATTAAGGATACCAATTAAATTCCAAGTTAGCTGACTATATATATTCATGACGAAAAGCTTCACCTGCACTGATCTGATTTTGGAACTTTCCCTATGTTTAGATGGAGAGAAATGAGAGTGAGTAAAAGATTAATAAGTTTATTCTAAAATTACCTCTTCTTatgttctctctctcattttcctcCCAAACATACTTAAGTTCGGAAGGTAACCCACTGCAAATGAATTTCACAACAATAAATTTGGAGatgcaattttttctttttttttcactagttTCCTTTATAAATGTTAACATGGTCTGTTATGCTTGGTGTATAATAAAAACGATGTTATTGGCAAATTTATATAAAACCAATTTTGATTTCATCACAATTTGTTAACCTtaacaaattgtgaaaattaaaatattgtgaaaaaaaaagtttgtattctTAGTATTGTTCTTTTTagaatgtattttttaaaatcaaaattaccacCACCTAATTAAGGGTTGTGCCTTCAGTGTAACAATGATGTTACATCAGAAGAATTTCATTTTCAACCAAACCAATACCCATAGCTATAAGCATTCCTGTCTGATATGTGGCTCATGTACCATCACACTAACTTGGGATGTTTCACCCCATACGTCCTAATTCGCACatgaacaataaatttattattaaaaaaataaaaagtgaaagaaacaagaaagagaaaaatatggCCTCCTTTGAATTAGCTCAATTTTTCAATATTGTAGTGGAAATATGTAGAAAGCTTTACGAGATGATCGTGTTATCTGAAcggtaaaaagtaaaaactctttcaactatatatatattctcatttcTCATTAAATCTTTGCACTTCCAGTCTTGAGTGAGATTCATGAGGTACACGAGACTTTCTCGGTTAAAGCATTCTATCTCTTCAAAAGAACTCATTcacttggagagagagagagagagagagagagagataacaagAAGTAGAAGATAAATGAACTATATATAGTATAATGCATCTAGTAGCTacaaaatatatcttattttcGTGATAGCGTTAAGCATAAAACTTTACATAGCTGAATATTGATGATTGATGAAGATCATTCTAAAGATCAACAACTAATTTTGTGCACCATTTTTCCTCAAACAAAATAACCACTATTCCTATCATCACGATTAGAGAAAGAATTCATGGTTAGTTCATGCAAAGAAACATTATCTTCCAATGCAAACCCGTTAACACCTTCCATGTTAAGTCTAGGGTTATTGCTAGACGTAGCAAAAACATCATTACCAATATTGCCAAACGAGTACATACTTTGCTGTTCTTGTAGTGGTACCAATTGTTGCTGTTGAAATTGTTGGTGCTGATGATGCTCTACAAGTTGATGATGCTGTGGCGATTGAGATTGTTGATGCTGATAACAATAACTGTTACCAAAAGGTCCCATTACCGAAGTTACAACTCTTTGATTTTCTTCTCTCCCTTTTCCAAAATCTAAGTTGACAGGACCTCTTTGATTCATAAATGAAATGGATGCGCTAGGACAACCAGTGAATTGTTGCACCAAAGCTCTAAAATTGCTGGTATTAGCATTGAGGAGGGTTGTGGGTGTTTTCTTTGAAGCTCTAGACCTCCTTCGGATTGGTTTTGATACACCCTTTGGAGTCAATTGACCATTGGTTCCACTTGAACTATTTGGGCTCACCATGGTGCTATTTGTGACACTTGTTGTGACTGCCATAGGATCCGAGAATCCATGATCCATGGCTTGGTCATAGAATTGCTCCAATTCACTAGAGCTAGACATGGTGTTGCTGATGGTTTTTTGAGTGTGGATATATTCACTCTCTACCACTCTTCTATTTGGTGTGAAAGAAAGAAGCACGTTTGGCTCTACTACTTTTATAATGACATCTGGTCAAAGTAAAACATGCTATTGTCTAGTCTTGACCattctttgagagagagagacattgaGAATTAGGACCAATTTGAACATGTGCTGCTTCCTGGAAACAACGTCTGTTAATGTCAATGAGATCAGCACTTAGATTCCAGATGGGTTTATCTTGGAACCTTGTGAGATTGGTCTTACCTCCTTAATTGGTCAAGTGGCTATTAAATTAAATGTTACTATTTGAACAGACACATAAACAAAACACCCATGTATTCACTTTGGCGTACTGCTTTCACACCCATAAATTAAATGACACCAAAGTGACCAAACCCATGTTTGTATCTTTAGTGAGCTATTGTGTGATTCTGATTCAtccaaaagataaaataatatcaataatgAGCACGTTGGTAGACTTCTCTCTTTGTGTTGTCCTTGCTGTGTAGGGGTTGCCGCTTCTCTTcttatgaattttcttttagcagaaaaaaaaaaaaatcaataatattatacatacaacaaattttatcattttttttttaccatttgtTGAAATAACATGTTGTGATTAAtgtaaaatgttattttcacTTATGATCATCACAaacattaattttattatatactgATTACAACCAATCATCTCaagagttgtgaaaaaaattagGAAAGTTGTTGTGGCTTTAGActtactaaaataataattgtgggagagagagagagagtatttattttatcattatcAACTTATCAATGACCAtctattagttttattttattttattttttgaagattattagttttattttattaacgttaaggatttattatttaaattaaaacatgTCCGGGGGGAACTATTAATAATAAcgttaaagattttttttttttttttttgccatacAAGACATTTTTAAGTGCAAGACTGCAACATATATAATGTTAATGTATTGGGAAGCGGCGCTATGACTTCTAAATCTTGTTTAAAGCAAGGTGAGTAGTATTAGTTTTGGGGTGTAAAACCTTCTAAATTACCGTTTTACATTTTCAGAGGCTCAAAACAAGCTTTATCTGGGTTgctattattgaaaaaaaaaaaaaaaatagtaactatGAACTGGAAGTTTGTATTTATACAAACTATTGTAGCATGcttgtaaaacaaaaatataaaatgttataaaaaatatgtatattattttatttggtttgttTTAGAGGAAGATAAAAAAAGCagtggaaaagagagagagttagggaggaagaaagagaattgaaaaaataaattaatagcgatgataaaataaataaaatagcttttgagtgtgtaaaataaatatttgttcAGATATCCGGATGCAAATGCTCAGGAAATTTATGAATTTAGAAATAATCAACCATTTATGGAAATATTGTCAACATTTACTTTTCTGTATAAGTGGGCCTAGACAGCCACGGTGTGAACAacaagaaattatatatttaaaaaaaaaaaaaaagacttcagCTATTCACAAATTAAATGTCATGTAGTATTATGAAGAAGGTTATTCCAATTTGAAAATGTCCCTATCCATACTTTTATTTAAGCCTAAATTAATGAAAACAATGTAGATCAGCCTTAAAGTTAAGCTATGGTTCTCACTTGTGAGctaatcatatatttttataatctgTTTTAATTAATGCCCCTGTGACAGAACTGTTCTCTtgagaattttcatttttctttgaagattCTAAAGGGCTGACCAAACATGTTGAATAGAAGCTGATGCATGAAATGTCTGTCCTCCTTAATGTTctatatttgaaatttgattgttATCCTTATCATATGGACCCAAACtaaaccaaaattttcttttattacatttaatttttcaattttgttttttaaaatttgttgacTGTTTTAGTTTTGTAACCTAGTGTAAATATATTTGCGATCAGTTAGTTCATATTCAGTATGCTTTTGGataccatttattttattgaaaattaaaaaattattattgaaaacactataataaaatattttttatggttacAAATTACTACTCACGCATTTTTATCACCTAACTGGTTTATAAACAGTACCATAAGTCAGCAAAAAAATCACAACCTACACAAACGCAAACGCCGCCGCTGCACAAACGCACCCTCAATGCACTAGCAAGCAGGTCATTTATACTTTTGTAAAGTCCAATGCATGGTGCATAATATAATCATCTTTTTATATTGGAATAATAAActttcaaataagaaaatacGGTAAATAATTCGTCAATATACCGTACTAGTATAATTCAAGGGCATCTAaagtttgaccaaaaaaaaaaagggcattaTCTAAAGCATTAAGGTGCCAATCAGTCATATCACCAACAAATACCTTGCAAAGCAAGTCTATTACATGTGCGTTTTGACCAGAAACAGATTCTTTGAACACTTCCACCCTTGAAGAGCAAGACGTAATTATCTCTCGAAAGTCAcagaaaaggaaagggaaaaaacTCAATTTGACTTGTTTGTCATCGTTATTTCAACAACGTAACTTACTAAGGAAGATACGGGTGAAAAGTATTaatctcaaacaaaaattttcaataaataaaaataaaataaaggatatGGTTAATAGCTGTCATTCAATAAAAgttgaattttataatataattaattttttataagaaatcgaatcatttttaatttgaaggatatctatttattagtttttagcTATTTCACACTACGAGTAAGTCCCATTTAAAACGTCCTCAACGAATACACAAAAGCACCCAGCTAACCGCTCTAAaaggcttctcaaaaaaaaaaaaaaaaaaaaaaaaaaaaaaaaaaaaaaccgctcTATAAAACCTGGTCCAATGGCGTTGGTTTCTAAAACGCTAAAAATCGTTGCTATAGACCATGCTATAACGGCCACTAacaaagccaaaaataaaagatttattcCAATATGTCCATGAATATATATTAGCttttcaaatctcaaaaaaagaaagaaaaaaaaaaaaaaatatatatatatatatatatagtgattgaggatatatatttatctttaaaaaattgggATAAAAAGAGGGATTAGGGTTAAGTATAAATGTAACCATTtgctaatattattattattattattattatcttataCAACCAAATAACGTTttaccattgaattacatattttattcattttttaattataagccAAATTTCATATCTATgaaatattatttagttttaacaacaaactcttttttttttttttttgtataattttaaaatataaaacttaaaatttaaatattttatacaaaacATAAGA encodes:
- the LOC126706860 gene encoding VQ motif-containing protein 22-like — encoded protein: MSSSSELEQFYDQAMDHGFSDPMAVTTSVTNSTMVSPNSSSGTNGQLTPKGVSKPIRRRSRASKKTPTTLLNANTSNFRALVQQFTGCPSASISFMNQRGPVNLDFGKGREENQRVVTSVMGPFGNSYCYQHQQSQSPQHHQLVEHHQHQQFQQQQLVPLQEQQSMYSFGNIGNDVFATSSNNPRLNMEGVNGFALEDNVSLHELTMNSFSNRDDRNSGYFV